The DNA region ACTCCTTGACCTTGGTCCTCACCAGGGCGTAGGGGTAGTCCATCTCGCCGAAGTAGACCTGGGGGACCGAGATGGAGATCAGGTCCGATGCGGGGGGGATGTCCCTCACGATCAGGTTGGGCAGCCCCCCGGGTTGCACCTGGTTTACCAGGTTCATCACCAGCCCGTAGCCGTGGGTGAACTCCAGGTGCCGGTTCACCCAGGTCTGGCTTCGGAGCTTCCGGTGGTCCAGCTCCCGGACGGAGAGCATCACCTGCCGCTGCTCGCCCCGCAGATTGTACCGGTCCACGTCCACCTGGATGAACTCGTAGTAGGACCGGATCTCCTGGAGCTGCTTGTAGGTCCGAAGCAGGGGCTCGTAGTCCCAGAGCCTCACGTCCCCCATGCCCCGGCGGAGCTCCTCCCCGGTGACATGGGGGGTCGGGTCCGTCTGGACCGTCCTGGCGGAGTCGATGCCGTAGCCCCTCCGGGTCATCCGGATGTGGGACTCTATGTAGGGCCGCTCCAGCTGGAACTCGTTGGGGCGCACCACCAGCTGGTCCACCAGGGGGGGGAGTCCCCCCCGGGCCGCGAAGAGGGCAAGCAGGGCCACGGCGGACAGTTTGAGCCCCCGGAGGGACATGCGCCCCGCCATGATCCAGACCCCCATAGCCAGCAGGAGGGCGATGTTGAGGATCGATATGGGGAGAGCCACCCTGGCCTGGGCGAAGGAGGCCCCGTAGACCACCCGGCCGGGGAAGCCCACCATCCCAAGGAGGTCCAGCCACATCCGGGCGGCCAGGAGGATGGGCAGGGCCCCCGAGAGCCCCCGAAGGGCCAGGAGGCCCTGGGGGGATATGCCCCGGTCCCTAAGCCGAAGGAGCGACAGGATCCCGCCCATGAACCAGGTTCTCCACCCTAGCCCCACCAGCCCCCTTAGGGCCGGCAGGACGAACACGTAGAAGCCCGCGTCCAGGCCGAAGAGGGGGTCCCTCACCCCCAGGGGCTCGAAGGCCAAGGCCACGGGCAGCTTGAGCCATAGGGAGGCCCCCTCCCGCCCCACCAGGGCGGCGGGGAGCAGGGCCAGCATCAACCGGCGCCTGGGAGGCATGGACCCCAGGGAGGCCCAGAGGAACGGCAGGGAAACCAAGGTCCCCAGGCAGAAACCCAGGACCTTAAGGAGCACCCGCCGCAGGAAGACCCCCTGGAGATCCAGGGACCGGAACCACCAAAGCTCGGTGAGGAACCAGGGGAGGGCCAGGAGGGACAGCAGGAGGAGAAGCCCCAGCAGGAGGAGAGCCCGCCTCCCCCGGGGCCTCAGGGCCTCCCTGCCCATCCGCTCCAGGTCCGGGAGGTCGTAGTTGGACCCCTCCCCCTCTATCCACTTCCCCCCGCCGAAGGGCCAAAAGTCACCTAACTTCAAGATCCACACCCCCAAATGCGGCAAAGATTCAGCCTCGATGTGCTATCATGGGCCTAAAGTCCCGAAGGGGGAACGGCCGATAAACGATTGTCCCACAGGACATAAGGATACCTTAAGAGGGGGATGTTTGGTGGAAAAGGGGCCGCTCAGGTACGTTCTGGATAGATACAAGGGAGTCCAGGGGGTGGTGGCCCCCGCATCGGAGCTCACGTCCATCAGCTCCGAGATGGAGCGCCTCCGGGGATCCGAGGACGTGGAGGACCGGAAGGCCTACAGGACCCTGTGGCTCAAGGCCTCGGGGCTCTACTTGGATCTGGTCTGGGGTCTGGTGGAGGCCAAGATAGATGCCTCCAAGGAGCCTCCGGAGGCCCTGGCCTTCTCCACCGAGGAGAGGCTCATCGTGGACTTCGGACATCTCGGGGATGGGATCACCGAGCACAACCCCCACTTCGAACGGGAGCTGGAGGCGGAGGCCCAGCTGGACATATACCAGTACATGCGGCTCACCGACTA from Thermanaerovibrio acidaminovorans DSM 6589 includes:
- a CDS encoding UPF0182 family protein; this translates as MWILKLGDFWPFGGGKWIEGEGSNYDLPDLERMGREALRPRGRRALLLLGLLLLLSLLALPWFLTELWWFRSLDLQGVFLRRVLLKVLGFCLGTLVSLPFLWASLGSMPPRRRLMLALLPAALVGREGASLWLKLPVALAFEPLGVRDPLFGLDAGFYVFVLPALRGLVGLGWRTWFMGGILSLLRLRDRGISPQGLLALRGLSGALPILLAARMWLDLLGMVGFPGRVVYGASFAQARVALPISILNIALLLAMGVWIMAGRMSLRGLKLSAVALLALFAARGGLPPLVDQLVVRPNEFQLERPYIESHIRMTRRGYGIDSARTVQTDPTPHVTGEELRRGMGDVRLWDYEPLLRTYKQLQEIRSYYEFIQVDVDRYNLRGEQRQVMLSVRELDHRKLRSQTWVNRHLEFTHGYGLVMNLVNQVQPGGLPNLIVRDIPPASDLISISVPQVYFGEMDYPYALVRTKVKEFDYPSGDSNVRSTYQGSGGVPVGSPLRRLAFALRLKDLEILFTSALTNESRILFNRNINAMVGRIAPFLLFDSDPYPVVHRGRIVWMMDGYVASSRFPYSRPVTARIGGREMRVNYLRNSVKVTVDAYDGTVRFYAMDDPSIVPYRRIFPGLFSDISEMPRDLRDHLRYPKDLFEVQAYAMGLYHMEDPNTFYNREDLWQVSSEEARRPTGPNYVTVDLGEGAGREFVLMLPFMPAGRSNMVGWMAARCDRDRYGQLLVYKYPKRSLLFGPTQVEALIDQNPEISAQLSLWSQRGSDVFRGDLLVLPMGRSILYVQPIYLKAETGELPELKRVVLSSGGDVAWGETLEEAADRLLGPAKTKAPEPPAGPSGGEGDLSQLVERALGALERGREALKDYDFAAYGRAMAELEEVMRTMRERMAGGDVP